In Gossypium hirsutum isolate 1008001.06 chromosome D06, Gossypium_hirsutum_v2.1, whole genome shotgun sequence, one genomic interval encodes:
- the LOC107907078 gene encoding uncharacterized protein has product MKTLATISQVGLLHRRRQMCLRPLTTVLSPAIAPSPMVNVILMAFSQDINSLKHIALMEAKMKKLSDLLSKTIEQTKENVVKKLALTYEEMEQECKEIMDGFAEGKDLVVSVMFAMGEEQICALKDIGPK; this is encoded by the exons ATGAAAACCCTTGCAACAATAAGTCAAGTTGGTTTACTCCACCGCCGCCGCCAAATGTGCCTGAGGCCATTAACAACAGTACTGTCACCTGCAATTGCTCCTTCCCCAATGGTGAATGTCATATTGATGGCAT TTTCACAAGACATTAACAGTCTGAAACATATTGCATTGATGGAGGCCAAGATGAAAAAACTCTCTGATTTACTGAGTAAG ACAATtgaacaaacaaaagaaaatgtggtAAAGAAGCTAGCATTGACGTATGAGGAAATGGAACAAGAATGTAAGGAG ATCATGGATGGTTTTGCTGAGGGGAAAGACCTGGTTGTGTCTGTTATGTTTGCAATGGGGGAAGAGCAGATATGTGCTCTCAAAGACATTGGTCCTAAGTAG